Proteins from one Hydrogenivirga caldilitoris genomic window:
- the alr gene encoding alanine racemase: MLRVKRSAIEHNVKELFRYSGKKLIAVVKSDAYGMGVRYIAPILRELPEVDSFAVACVDEGVFLRELGIKGEVLILGGILPEEIEAVKEYELTPVVSDPEHLKVLGKEDIKFHIKYDTGMGRLGFVEEFIEDPRIVGVMSHLSTPADEKFSREQIKKFEEIVRRYKGRLKIHLESSAGVIYKVPYTTHIRVGLALYGEKPLRYYPLDLKPAVSLEARLLSVKEVPKGFPISYGRTFITQRRTKIGVVAFGYADGLMKSLSNRGYLLHKGLRLPIIGNITMDMTILDLSGTDIKVGDWVTVVNEERTFGELAREAGTIPYELMCNVSSRVKREVI; encoded by the coding sequence GTGCTCAGAGTAAAACGCTCAGCAATTGAGCACAACGTAAAGGAGTTGTTCAGATACAGCGGTAAGAAACTCATCGCAGTGGTTAAGTCTGACGCCTACGGTATGGGTGTACGGTACATAGCCCCCATACTTAGGGAGCTTCCTGAGGTTGATTCCTTTGCGGTAGCGTGTGTAGATGAGGGTGTTTTTCTTAGGGAACTCGGCATAAAGGGAGAAGTACTTATACTGGGGGGAATACTACCAGAGGAGATAGAAGCTGTTAAGGAGTATGAGCTGACCCCTGTTGTATCAGACCCTGAACACCTAAAGGTCTTAGGCAAAGAGGACATAAAGTTTCATATAAAGTATGACACTGGTATGGGGAGACTCGGTTTTGTGGAAGAGTTCATAGAGGACCCGAGGATAGTGGGTGTTATGAGCCATCTATCAACACCTGCAGATGAAAAGTTTTCCAGGGAACAGATAAAAAAGTTTGAAGAGATTGTAAGGAGGTACAAAGGAAGGCTCAAAATTCACCTTGAGAGTTCCGCCGGCGTAATTTACAAGGTGCCTTATACCACCCATATAAGGGTTGGTCTTGCCCTTTACGGAGAGAAACCTCTAAGGTATTACCCGTTAGACCTAAAACCTGCGGTAAGTCTGGAAGCGAGGCTCCTATCGGTAAAGGAGGTTCCCAAAGGTTTCCCCATATCCTACGGCAGGACTTTTATAACTCAAAGGAGAACAAAGATAGGCGTAGTAGCCTTCGGTTATGCGGACGGTCTAATGAAGAGTCTTTCAAACAGGGGATACCTACTCCATAAAGGTTTAAGACTCCCCATAATCGGGAACATAACTATGGACATGACGATTCTTGATCTAAGTGGGACAGATATAAAGGTCGGAGACTGGGTAACCGTTGTTAACGAGGAGAGGACCTTTGGGGAGCTGGCAAGGGAGGCGGGCACTATTCCCTACGAGTTAATGTGCAACGTATCAAGCAGGGTAAAGAGGGAAGTTATTTAA
- the alaS gene encoding alanine--tRNA ligase, with the protein MSLKAHEIRELFLSFFEKKGHTRVKSASLIPESDPTLLFVNAGMVPFKNVFLGLEKRPYKRAVSCQKCLRVSGKHNDLEQVGYTSRHHTFFEMLGNFSFGDYFKREAIKYAWEFVTEVLKLPRDKLYVSVYRDDEEAFRIWNEEIGLPPEKIWKLGEEDNFWQMGETGPCGPSSEIYVDRGEEYEGDERYLEIWNLVFMQYNRDEKGNLTPLPNPNIDTGMGLERVASVLQNTKTNYEIDIIYPLIEFGEDISGATYGSSHENDVALRVIADHLRALTFAISDGVIPSNEGRGYVIRRILRRALRFGYKLGVVQPFLHKGIDVVVEIMKDAYPELEMTREFVKGVVRGEEERFIRTLKAGMQAVDELIERAREEGRDLLKGEEVFMAYDTYGFPLDLIDEIAREKGLKIDMEGFRVEMEKQRERARKHFKVEVKKVKPVYQHLRDIGKTSEFVGYEHYEYETEVTGIVSGDELVSEISEGDEGELVLKETPFYPEKGGQVGDTGLIETDRALFKVEDTQSPVDGVIVHKGKVLKGRLHVGDRVIARVDRERREDIMRNHTATHLLHAALKNVLGEHVRQAGSLVADRYMRFDFTHFEALTREELKRIEELVNEKIRENLPVQVKEMAYQEAIKSGAVAIFEEKYGDTVRVISAGEFSRELCGGTHVSRTGDIGYFKILSESSVGAGVRRLIAQTGRWAVDTSFKEHSLLEDIGLSLNVKQEDILARIESLKEELRERDREVARLRQELLKLQMETSIKREEVGDFTLFWGRFKDAESEELRNLADMLRHKTGRDVVFLVSEKEGKLSTVVAVSKEIAHKIKANQLIKEVGKSLKGGGGGREDLAQGGGSNPAGIEEAVKILREKLKETTLGG; encoded by the coding sequence ATGAGTTTAAAAGCCCATGAGATACGCGAGCTCTTTCTGAGCTTTTTTGAGAAGAAGGGACATACAAGGGTAAAGAGCGCCTCCCTCATACCGGAGAGCGACCCGACACTCCTCTTCGTGAATGCGGGTATGGTCCCCTTCAAAAATGTGTTTTTAGGTCTTGAGAAGAGACCTTACAAAAGGGCGGTTTCTTGCCAGAAGTGTTTGAGGGTTTCGGGTAAGCATAACGACCTTGAGCAGGTTGGATACACCTCCCGACATCACACCTTCTTTGAAATGCTTGGCAACTTCTCCTTTGGAGATTACTTCAAGAGGGAAGCCATAAAATACGCCTGGGAGTTTGTAACTGAGGTGCTTAAGCTTCCAAGGGATAAACTTTACGTATCCGTTTATAGGGACGACGAGGAAGCCTTCCGTATATGGAACGAGGAGATAGGGCTTCCACCTGAGAAGATATGGAAGCTTGGAGAGGAAGACAACTTCTGGCAGATGGGGGAGACGGGACCCTGCGGACCCTCTTCGGAAATATACGTTGACAGAGGGGAAGAGTATGAGGGGGATGAGAGGTATCTGGAGATATGGAACCTCGTTTTTATGCAGTACAACAGGGATGAAAAAGGAAACCTTACCCCGTTGCCAAACCCTAACATAGACACCGGCATGGGTCTTGAGCGGGTTGCGAGTGTCCTTCAGAACACGAAGACTAACTACGAAATAGACATAATATACCCTCTCATAGAGTTTGGGGAAGATATATCGGGCGCTACCTATGGCAGTTCCCATGAGAATGATGTTGCCCTGAGAGTGATAGCAGACCATTTGAGGGCTTTAACTTTTGCTATTTCAGACGGAGTGATCCCCTCCAATGAAGGAAGGGGATACGTTATAAGGCGTATACTTAGGAGAGCTCTCAGGTTCGGCTACAAACTCGGGGTTGTCCAGCCATTCCTTCACAAGGGTATAGATGTTGTTGTTGAGATAATGAAGGACGCCTATCCAGAGCTTGAAATGACGAGAGAGTTTGTTAAAGGTGTGGTAAGGGGAGAAGAGGAGAGGTTTATAAGGACCCTTAAGGCAGGCATGCAAGCTGTTGACGAGCTCATAGAGAGAGCAAGGGAGGAAGGAAGAGACCTCCTTAAGGGAGAGGAAGTCTTTATGGCTTACGATACTTACGGATTTCCCCTTGACCTTATAGATGAAATAGCCAGAGAAAAGGGTCTGAAGATTGACATGGAAGGCTTCAGGGTAGAGATGGAGAAACAGAGAGAGAGAGCCAGGAAACACTTTAAAGTTGAGGTAAAGAAGGTAAAACCAGTTTATCAGCACCTTAGGGATATAGGAAAAACCTCGGAGTTCGTCGGTTACGAGCATTACGAATACGAGACGGAAGTAACAGGTATAGTTTCCGGTGATGAACTTGTTTCAGAGATTTCTGAGGGTGATGAGGGAGAACTTGTCCTTAAAGAGACACCTTTCTACCCAGAGAAGGGTGGACAGGTTGGTGATACCGGTTTGATAGAAACCGACAGGGCACTATTTAAGGTGGAGGACACCCAGTCTCCGGTTGATGGGGTCATAGTCCATAAGGGGAAAGTTCTCAAGGGTAGGCTCCATGTAGGTGACAGAGTTATAGCAAGGGTGGACAGGGAGAGGAGAGAAGACATAATGAGGAACCACACAGCCACCCATCTACTCCACGCAGCCTTGAAGAATGTTCTTGGAGAACATGTGCGTCAGGCTGGGTCTCTGGTTGCGGACAGGTACATGCGGTTTGACTTTACCCACTTTGAAGCGCTTACAAGGGAAGAGCTAAAGAGGATAGAAGAGCTTGTGAACGAGAAGATAAGGGAGAACCTGCCTGTCCAGGTTAAGGAGATGGCATACCAGGAAGCTATAAAGAGTGGAGCTGTAGCTATATTTGAGGAAAAGTATGGAGATACAGTTAGAGTTATATCGGCAGGGGAGTTCTCAAGGGAACTGTGCGGAGGAACGCACGTGTCAAGGACAGGTGACATAGGTTACTTCAAGATACTCTCCGAATCGTCGGTGGGTGCTGGAGTGCGACGCCTCATAGCACAGACAGGAAGGTGGGCTGTTGACACATCCTTTAAAGAGCATTCACTCCTTGAGGACATAGGTCTTTCGCTGAACGTTAAACAGGAAGATATACTTGCCCGGATAGAATCCTTGAAGGAAGAGTTAAGGGAGAGGGACCGGGAAGTTGCAAGGCTCAGACAGGAGCTGTTAAAGCTGCAGATGGAGACTTCAATCAAACGTGAGGAGGTTGGCGACTTCACCCTCTTCTGGGGAAGGTTCAAGGATGCAGAGTCTGAAGAGCTGAGAAACCTTGCAGACATGCTCAGACACAAAACGGGCAGGGACGTTGTCTTTCTGGTCTCTGAAAAGGAAGGGAAGCTGTCCACGGTGGTAGCGGTGTCTAAGGAGATAGCCCATAAGATAAAAGCTAACCAGCTTATAAAGGAGGTCGGAAAGTCTTTGAAGGGAGGAGGAGGGGGAAGAGAAGACCTGGCTCAGGGTGGAGGAAGCAACCCTGCCGGTATAGAAGAGGCTGTTAAAATATTAAGGGAGAAGTTAAAAGAGACCACCTTAGGAGGTTAG
- the ffh gene encoding signal recognition particle protein: MLELLTEKFGGTLSKLKGARKLTDKVINDALRDIRLALLEADVDYEVAKSFLKRVRERALSQEVKRNLSPAEQVITIVYEELVNILGKEKEDLKKGTVLFVGLQGTGKTTTIGKIANLLKKKGFKVAVSSTDVRRPAAMLQLERLAERIGVPYYSFEEGLSAVQIAERAVQRAKQDGVDYLLLDTAGRLHVDEELMEELKEIKERVKPSEIIYVADAMQGQTALETAKTFHELLGLTGVVLTKMDGDARGGLALSVRESLGVPIKFIGVGEKVEDIEPFYPDRIAQRILGLGDIQSLVERAQEVIPEDKAQHLSAKVLAGDFNLEDLRDMLRMIQNMGPLDKLLGMIPGIGAQMKNIKVDEKQFKRIEAVINSMTPEERRNPRIINMSRKKRIAAGSGTSISEVNKVLKRYEEMRKMMRKMKGMAGMPLPKFPFKF; encoded by the coding sequence ATGCTTGAACTACTTACAGAAAAATTTGGAGGAACTCTATCAAAGCTTAAAGGTGCAAGGAAGTTAACCGACAAGGTGATAAATGATGCTCTGAGAGATATAAGGTTAGCTCTCCTTGAGGCGGACGTAGACTATGAAGTAGCGAAAAGCTTCCTCAAGAGGGTAAGGGAGAGGGCACTCTCTCAGGAGGTTAAGAGGAACCTCTCTCCTGCGGAGCAGGTCATAACGATAGTTTACGAAGAACTCGTAAACATACTGGGCAAGGAGAAGGAGGACCTCAAGAAGGGAACCGTTCTCTTTGTCGGTCTTCAGGGAACCGGTAAGACAACGACGATAGGAAAGATAGCTAATCTTCTTAAGAAGAAAGGCTTTAAGGTTGCCGTCTCCTCAACAGACGTCAGGCGTCCGGCGGCGATGCTCCAGCTGGAAAGGCTCGCCGAGAGGATAGGCGTACCTTACTACTCCTTTGAGGAAGGGCTCTCTGCGGTTCAGATAGCCGAGAGAGCGGTCCAGAGGGCAAAACAGGATGGAGTAGACTACCTTCTCCTTGACACCGCCGGAAGGCTCCACGTAGATGAGGAGCTCATGGAGGAGCTCAAAGAGATAAAGGAAAGGGTGAAGCCCTCGGAGATAATCTACGTTGCAGATGCAATGCAGGGTCAAACGGCTCTTGAGACGGCAAAGACCTTCCACGAGCTCTTAGGTCTGACAGGGGTTGTTCTCACCAAGATGGACGGTGACGCGAGGGGAGGTTTAGCTCTCTCGGTGAGGGAAAGCCTGGGGGTTCCCATAAAGTTCATAGGAGTGGGTGAGAAGGTTGAGGACATAGAACCCTTCTATCCCGACAGGATAGCCCAGAGGATACTCGGGCTGGGAGACATCCAGTCTCTGGTGGAGAGAGCTCAGGAGGTTATCCCCGAGGACAAGGCTCAGCACCTATCCGCAAAGGTTCTTGCCGGAGACTTTAACCTTGAGGACCTGAGGGATATGCTCAGAATGATTCAGAATATGGGACCCCTGGACAAGCTCTTGGGGATGATACCCGGTATAGGTGCCCAGATGAAGAACATAAAGGTGGACGAGAAGCAGTTCAAAAGGATAGAGGCGGTGATAAACTCCATGACGCCCGAAGAGAGAAGGAATCCCAGAATCATAAACATGAGCAGGAAGAAGAGAATTGCTGCAGGAAGCGGGACAAGCATATCCGAGGTGAATAAGGTTCTCAAGAGATACGAGGAGATGAGAAAGATGATGAGGAAGATGAAGGGGATGGCAGGGATGCCCCTACCGAAGTTCCCCTTCAAATTTTAA
- a CDS encoding sensor histidine kinase: protein MSIKFKVLLIFLGVYLVSNILTVLLLTMIVKGVSIQHSIDRIDSYVTPVIDLYRKHYKHPRLYVKNVVDELASEDVGVVVINKRGEVVYAKNLPKEPLPFDPRDLVGERSGARGDYIFLTKRLGGYSLIFLSEIDISYIYRANLLSFLVSLAISAITSLLIVLLTKRVLEPLTYLTGKVKEIYEGNMDVDIERVKGNDEFSVLINTFADMLEKLRRTFTLQREFIANFAHTLKTPLTYIRGQLDLLSYGLYEDREKFDEVVRNLQVQSEKMFRIINNLMLLMRLESGIPVRRSKVNLMELFAELDEEYDFLRRTHNFRVEYPHEDVEVFADKEYLKIAIGNLIENSYKYTPQGGLIRLYYDRGCVIVEDTGVGIEDKERVFDRFYRENTEKEGFGLGLSIVKAIADLHGFGLGLESERGKGTKVSLCFFINSS, encoded by the coding sequence ATGTCAATCAAGTTTAAGGTACTCCTTATATTCTTGGGTGTTTACCTTGTAAGCAATATCCTTACCGTTCTACTCCTCACCATGATAGTTAAGGGTGTATCAATTCAACATTCAATAGACCGTATAGACAGCTACGTTACACCGGTTATAGACCTGTACAGGAAGCATTACAAGCATCCGAGACTGTACGTTAAAAACGTGGTGGACGAGCTTGCATCTGAAGATGTCGGCGTTGTGGTAATTAATAAAAGAGGGGAGGTTGTATACGCGAAGAACCTTCCTAAAGAACCCCTTCCCTTTGACCCACGGGATCTGGTCGGTGAAAGAAGCGGTGCGAGGGGAGACTACATATTCCTTACCAAGAGGTTAGGAGGTTATAGCCTCATATTCTTGAGCGAGATAGACATATCCTACATATACAGAGCTAACCTCCTCTCCTTCTTGGTTTCCCTGGCAATATCTGCGATAACCTCCCTACTGATAGTTCTCCTCACAAAGAGGGTTCTGGAACCCCTCACTTACCTTACCGGTAAGGTAAAGGAGATTTATGAGGGAAATATGGATGTTGATATAGAGAGGGTAAAGGGGAACGATGAGTTTTCAGTTCTCATAAACACCTTTGCCGACATGCTTGAGAAGCTGAGGAGAACTTTCACCCTCCAGAGGGAATTCATAGCGAACTTCGCCCATACCCTTAAGACGCCGCTCACCTATATAAGAGGGCAGCTTGACCTTCTCAGTTACGGGCTGTATGAGGATAGAGAAAAGTTTGATGAGGTCGTGAGGAACTTACAGGTTCAGTCCGAGAAGATGTTCAGGATTATAAACAACCTCATGTTACTCATGAGGCTTGAGAGCGGGATACCTGTAAGACGGAGCAAGGTGAACCTTATGGAGCTCTTTGCAGAGCTTGATGAAGAGTACGATTTTCTGCGTAGAACCCACAACTTCAGGGTTGAGTATCCCCACGAAGATGTAGAAGTCTTTGCGGATAAGGAGTACTTGAAGATAGCTATAGGTAACCTCATAGAGAACAGCTACAAATACACACCTCAGGGAGGACTGATACGACTTTACTACGACAGGGGTTGTGTAATTGTTGAGGATACCGGTGTGGGTATAGAGGATAAGGAGCGTGTCTTTGATAGGTTTTACAGGGAGAATACGGAAAAGGAAGGTTTTGGGTTGGGGTTGTCTATAGTTAAAGCGATTGCAGACTTGCACGGATTCGGTCTGGGTTTAGAGAGCGAGAGGGGGAAGGGGACAAAGGTCAGTTTATGCTTTTTCATCAATTCTTCATAA
- a CDS encoding response regulator transcription factor has translation MDRKILLVEDDISIGEMLLQWLTHEGFSVDWVRDGLSAVRKALECDYTLVLLDLMLPRMDGLKVCRRIRETRDTPIIILTAKSQVEDKVEGLQTGADDYITKPFSLKELSARIKAVLRRYGEKGDLLKVGDLVVSPSTREVTYRGEVLNLTRREFELLKFLAENVNTALSRERIYARVWGGNHEEGSNIVDVYIKNLRRKLGDREHTLIKTVRGWGYMLKGDVNQV, from the coding sequence ATGGACAGAAAGATACTGCTGGTGGAGGATGATATATCCATAGGGGAGATGCTTCTTCAGTGGTTGACCCATGAAGGTTTCTCCGTTGACTGGGTCAGAGACGGTCTCTCCGCTGTCAGGAAAGCTCTGGAATGCGATTACACCCTTGTTTTGCTGGACCTTATGCTTCCGAGGATGGACGGGCTGAAGGTTTGCAGGCGGATAAGGGAAACAAGGGACACACCGATAATAATACTGACCGCAAAGTCACAGGTGGAGGACAAGGTGGAGGGCTTGCAAACCGGTGCCGACGACTACATAACGAAACCCTTTTCCCTGAAGGAGCTATCCGCGAGGATAAAAGCGGTACTCAGGAGATACGGCGAAAAGGGAGACCTCTTAAAAGTGGGTGATCTGGTTGTGAGCCCCTCTACAAGAGAGGTTACGTACAGAGGGGAGGTTTTGAACCTTACAAGAAGGGAGTTTGAGCTTTTAAAATTCCTTGCGGAAAACGTAAACACGGCTCTGAGCAGGGAAAGGATATACGCAAGAGTCTGGGGAGGTAACCATGAGGAGGGCTCTAACATAGTTGACGTTTACATTAAGAACCTAAGGAGAAAGCTTGGTGACAGGGAGCATACCCTGATTAAAACAGTGCGCGGTTGGGGTTATATGTTAAAGGGCGATGTCAATCAAGTTTAA